The following coding sequences lie in one Proteiniborus ethanoligenes genomic window:
- the infC gene encoding translation initiation factor IF-3 produces MKELQINEEIREKEIRLIDENGEQLGLMSSKKAMEIADERKLDLVMIAPQATPPVCRIMDYGKYKYELAKREKEARKNQKVINVKEIRLTPSIEINDLKVKANRAIDFLKDEDKVKVTVRFRGREMGHTEKGMEVLNKFSELISEYGTVDKQPKLEGRNMVMHLNPKN; encoded by the coding sequence ATTAAAGAACTTCAAATTAATGAGGAAATCAGGGAAAAGGAAATAAGGCTAATAGATGAAAATGGAGAACAGCTTGGCCTTATGTCTTCAAAAAAAGCTATGGAGATTGCAGATGAGAGAAAGCTAGATTTAGTTATGATAGCGCCTCAAGCAACTCCACCAGTATGCCGAATAATGGACTATGGTAAGTACAAGTATGAGCTTGCCAAAAGAGAAAAAGAAGCAAGAAAAAACCAAAAAGTAATCAATGTCAAAGAAATTAGGCTTACACCAAGTATTGAAATTAACGATCTAAAAGTTAAAGCTAATAGAGCTATTGATTTCTTAAAGGATGAAGATAAGGTGAAGGTTACAGTAAGGTTTAGAGGAAGAGAGATGGGGCATACTGAAAAAGGAATGGAAGTGCTTAATAAGTTTTCAGAATTAATTTCTGAGTATGGAACTGTAGATAAGCAACCCAAGCTAGAAGGCAGAAACATGGTAATGCATTTGAACCCCAAAAACTAA
- the rpmI gene encoding 50S ribosomal protein L35: protein MPKMKTHRGAAKRFKKTGTGKLKRYKAYKSHLTGKKSPKRVRRLRKATLVSPGDARRISPLLPY from the coding sequence ATGCCAAAAATGAAAACACATAGAGGAGCAGCAAAAAGATTTAAGAAAACAGGTACTGGAAAACTTAAGAGATATAAAGCATATAAGAGTCACTTAACAGGGAAAAAATCTCCAAAGAGAGTTAGAAGATTGAGAAAAGCTACATTGGTAAGCCCTGGTGATGCAAGAAGAATAAGCCCATTATTACCATACTAA
- the rplT gene encoding 50S ribosomal protein L20 produces the protein MARVKGAVNAKKKHRKILKSAKGYYGAKSKLYRPANQAVMKSLQYAYVGRKLKKRDFRKLWITRINAAARINGMSYSTFINGLKKANIEVNRKMLSEMAIHDAQGFARLVEVAKNA, from the coding sequence ATGGCTAGAGTAAAAGGAGCAGTAAATGCAAAGAAAAAACATAGAAAAATATTAAAGTCTGCAAAAGGCTATTATGGCGCAAAAAGCAAGCTATATAGACCAGCTAACCAAGCTGTAATGAAGTCTCTACAATACGCATATGTAGGTCGTAAATTAAAAAAGAGAGATTTTAGAAAACTTTGGATTACAAGAATAAACGCTGCGGCTAGAATAAATGGCATGTCTTATAGTACATTTATTAATGGACTAAAGAAGGCTAATATTGAAGTAAATAGAAAAATGCTATCAGAAATGGCAATACACGATGCTCAAGGCTTTGCGAGATTGGTAGAAGTAGCAAAGAATGCATAA